Below is a window of Candidatus Omnitrophota bacterium DNA.
CAGTTCCTCGTCTCCGCCATAGAATATGACAATTACATAGGCCGCATAGGCACGGGCAAGATACACAACGGTACGCTCCGGCGCGGCGCGAAACTGCTCCGTTTGAAAAGAGACGGCAGCTCCGTGGAATTCACGATAACAAAGCTGTTTGTCTACGAGGGCCTGCTGAAAAAAGAGGTGGAAGAGGCCTTCGCGGGCGACATCGTGTCGGTGGCCGGCGCGGAAAGTATTGACGTGGGTGAGACCATAGCCGACCCGGAGAATCCCGTGGCGCTCCCGTCAATAGAGATAGACCGCCCGACGCTGTCAATAGAGTTCATGGTGAACGATTCTCCTTTCGTCGGTATGGATGGCAAGAATGTCACCTCCCGCCACATATGGGACAGGTTGCAGAGGGAACTGCAGAGCAATGTCAGCATAAAGGTTGAGAAAACATCCGCCGCCGACAGTTTCACGGTCAAGGGCCGCGGCGAACTTCAGCTTGCCGTACTCATAGAGAACATGAGGCGTGAGGGTTTTGAGCTGCAGCTTTCAAAACCCCGCGTCATCACCAGGGAAATAGACGGCAGGCTCTGCGAGCCTTTTGAGACGGCTTTTATAGACGTGGGCCAGGACTACGCGGGAATCGTCATAGATAAACTCGGCAAAAGAAAAGGCGAGATGCTGGCGATGGCGCCGGGAAAAGACGGGAACACGAGGATGGAATTCCGCATTCCCTCGCGGGGGCTCCTCGGGTACAGGAATGAGTTTATAACCGACACCCGCGGCACGGGAATACTGAACCACACTTTTCTGGAATACGCGCCGCACTGCGGCGAGATGCCCGGAAGGGTGAAGGGCGCGCTCGTGGCCATGGAAACCGGCGTCGCCGTCGCCTACGGTATAGCCAATGTGCTGGAGCGGGGAGTGTTCTTCATAAAACCCGGCGACAAAATTTACGCCGGAATGGTGGTCGGCGCCCACAGCCGCGAGAGCGATCTTATCGTGAATGTCTGCAAGACCAAGAAGCTCACGAATATGCGCGCCTCCGGTACGGACGACGCGATCAAGCTCCCGCCGTCAAGGCAGTTCACCCTGGAGCTGGGGCTGGAATACATAAACGAGGACGAGCTGATGGAGGTGACGCCCTCAGCCATCAGGGTCAGGAAAAAAATCCTTGACCACAGCCGCCGCAAACGCTTCTCAAAAAATTAATTTTTCAAGTTTCAACCTGGCGGCCGGCAGCTGAAAAAAGGGAAAAAAGGGGACGTCCTTAATATTCTAACCTGCGTTATTCATACTCCGGCAGCCGCAATGTAGGGGCGGCCATTGCGGTCGCCCTGATGAGGGCGCGGAGTATTTCTCATATTCTACCGGCTGATTCTGCCATAGAGACAATTTGTCTTACAGATTTTTGAGATATTTTTTTATTTGATCGTGACTTCCCACAAGCGCAAATTCCAGAATATTGTGTTTATACCGGAATATAATCCGGATGCTTAAAGTAAATCTTATTTCCCATATTCTGAAAGAGGGGCTCAGCAGTTTTGCGCCGAGGCCTTTAGGGAGCTTGTGTTTTTCAAGAGATTCTATGAAATTCTGAATTAGACTGAAAACATTTTCCTGTTCCTTTTTAGAGTATTTATCAAAACTTTTAAAGAAAGATTTTTTGAATTCTATTCTCACTATTTTTTAATCTGTTTCTTCAATGAAAAGAGGGCGCTCTTTGAAGATGAAAATATTTTTCCGCTGTTTTTTTTATCATCAAAAAGCATATTAAGTTTATTGAGTTCTTTTTTTGTGAATTTAGGCTCTATGCTCATCGGGGTTAAAACAATAGTGTCATTTTGTAACTCTATGCGAAAATAATCTTCACAACCGAGCCCGAGTTTGCTGAGATACTCTTTTGGCAGAGTTATCTGCCCCATTTGATTAGGGTGCCGGATTATATCCATAACATTACCTCCTGATTTGTAATCTAATAGTATTGTAGTTTAGTATTTTTCATTTGTCAAGGTTCGCCTGTAATTATTGTTATACAAGGCATTGTATACAAAATCCTTATGAGGGTATTTTTGATAAAACCCGGCCATAATTACGACAAACCCTTAGAATATTAAGGACGTCCCCTTTTTCCTTCCTTTTTCCTCTTTTTTCCTTTTTTCCTTATAAAAGCAGGGGACTTGCTTTAATGCCGCAAATATATTACACTGACCTATCGTATAGGTCATATGACCTATAAAGGGGGATATATGATCGAGGCGCTTTTGGGCTCAATAAACAGGGAAAGGGTTCTTCTTTTTTTGTATACCCGTAAAGAAGGATACGCAAGGGAGATCTCGCGTTTTTTTAAAATCAATCTTAATCAAATTCAAAAACAATTGGAAAGACTTGAAAACGG
It encodes the following:
- a CDS encoding AbrB/MazE/SpoVT family DNA-binding domain-containing protein; this encodes MDIIRHPNQMGQITLPKEYLSKLGLGCEDYFRIELQNDTIVLTPMSIEPKFTKKELNKLNMLFDDKKNSGKIFSSSKSALFSLKKQIKK
- the typA gene encoding translational GTPase TypA, coding for MSKIKNIAIIAHVDHGKTTLVDAMLRQTGVFRENQVVVERVMDSNDIEKERGITIFSKNAAFTYGGYKVNIVDTPGHADFGGEVQRIMKMADSVLLLVDAFEGPMPQTKYVLKKSLELGLRPVVVINKIDRPRCRPEEVLEEVFDLFLELDADDKQLDFPVVYASARDGIAKYQPDDESDDLTPLFETIIKRVPDAVGDVSAPVQFLVSAIEYDNYIGRIGTGKIHNGTLRRGAKLLRLKRDGSSVEFTITKLFVYEGLLKKEVEEAFAGDIVSVAGAESIDVGETIADPENPVALPSIEIDRPTLSIEFMVNDSPFVGMDGKNVTSRHIWDRLQRELQSNVSIKVEKTSAADSFTVKGRGELQLAVLIENMRREGFELQLSKPRVITREIDGRLCEPFETAFIDVGQDYAGIVIDKLGKRKGEMLAMAPGKDGNTRMEFRIPSRGLLGYRNEFITDTRGTGILNHTFLEYAPHCGEMPGRVKGALVAMETGVAVAYGIANVLERGVFFIKPGDKIYAGMVVGAHSRESDLIVNVCKTKKLTNMRASGTDDAIKLPPSRQFTLELGLEYINEDELMEVTPSAIRVRKKILDHSRRKRFSKN